ttaatttaacatCCTGCTGAAGTAGCTTTTGCAAATTCAGTTAATATTTCCTGCCTGTTTGCCAGCAAACCATTAACATGTGCAaggaagagagcagagaaaaagagaactaAGAAGCCTTGCCAGTTCCTTAAACTGGAACAGGCAGTTAGAGCCAAGCCAAACAGATGTGCATCCTGCCAATATTTCAGTTTGTTACATTCTGGATTCTGGAGTGTACTCCAATGTGAGTCTGTAGCATGAAGTGAAATCTGGCAGGACAGTGATGAGAAAGACTGTTAGTtcaactttattttcagttcccTTAACCTCCTACTACCCTGTTCAGGCTACTGACAGACACTGAGTTACAGTTAAAGCAGcactttcttttcagaagttCTTTGCAGTGGCTAAAATAAGGCTGCAGaatttgatttgttttgcttttcaaatcagAGGAACAACACTGTGTCCAAGTACTGAGACTAAGTAgaacttcagtttttcaaatggaaataGCTTTGTACTTGGAAAACATGAATGGCTGGATTTAAAACCTGGCATATTCAATTATAAAGTGTCCAAAAACAGTATGTGTGAATTGGCAGTCAGGAAAATAATCAATCATGAAATAGAGGTTTCATCAAGctctggaaaataaagacataCATACTGCCTGTGTTACAAAGCTACACTGAGCAGACCAAAATCTGGAAACATTGTATAGTTAATTCCTACCCGGTGTACCCAGCCAACAGGGCAGACAGGCTGCCAGTAAGAATACATAATTGCAGCACTACATACTGTACAGTATGCACACAACTTGGGGAAACGAGTTCTGCACTGTAAAATCTGGTATAAACAAATGTTCTCAAGATTTACGGTTCTGTTGATAAAGATAGCTGCTCCTATGTCATTGCAATAGTACACCCTGCAGTGACAAATCAGCAGATTCAGAGATACTAAATTCAGTAAAATTTGAAGTGATAGTAATGATGGAATTAAGTTATAGGGTTTATATAAAGGAATCACAGAACTTTATTCCTATACACCATTTAATATCTGTCAGAGATCATTAAGCAACCTGACTTTTTAATTCCGGAACATACAAACAAGCTATAAGAGCTGAAACTAAACACCAGTATAAAACTGCATTATCAAATTATCTGAATGAGCaggaaatctttattttcaaagtaattttaaagtttctggGAAAAAGTGATATCTGGACTGaagatcttttttttaataatcattTCAGAGGACACTGATATAAAAATTCTTCAGGTTAAGAATGGGTAGATACTACTAGCTCAACATGTAAACATCCTAGTAGCAAAGCACCATTTCACTGGTTATCAGAAGCTAGGagacagcaatttaaaaaagcaatctGTAGTCGGATGTGCTTCTTGCATAATGAAATTATAAGGTACAAATGGCAATTTTATGATTTTGATTGCTAGCAATGATTATAAAGCTAGATCAATTTTATCTTTGGATGCCAAATCAAACACTGAGATGGCAGTCAGAGAATTATGCAAAACTGTACTAGAGAATAAAGCAAAGTAACTactaaaatgcctttaaaaaaattcttttacagTTTCATTTCAAAACTGACAGTAGTGATAGATGTAGCAGGAACACgaaatattttagaagtttaAAAGAATGCATATTCTTGTACTATCCTACATTATTTAaaactttaataaaaacaatactGACCATTTTCCAGTAAAGAAAGTCAGTGGGGATGTGGAGGTTCAAATGCTGAGAGCaacatcaggaagaaattaaatcaaactGTATTTAGCGATCAAGAAGCAAGTCTAAGTGCCAAATTACCTCCTTGCAATGAGAGACGCATCATCGCTGAATTGACTAGAGCTGTGCTCATGTAAACCAGAACTGCATCCTGAAACGTCTACAATGGAGTTATGACATATAATATTTACTTTGCAAAAGACTACATCCTTTATGGCTGAGTCGCACTAGGCAAAGCAAAGCCTACTTCAGTCACACGGCTGGACACTTGCCATGTTTTCACAGGAATCACGTGAAACACTTCAATGTATCAGTGACTTGAGGGCAAATACACAAGTTTGGACGCTTTTCTAGGTAAGAGCAGCAGATGGCAGTGCAACAGCTTTCTGAATAAGGAATATCACGTAGCAGGGTGAGTTACCTGTAGCATGGTGGAGTGTTATACAAAGAGCTATTTGCTGCCTGTGTTTTGTAATCCAGTACAACAGGGCATTCCTTCAGTGCAAATCCCAGCAAGTCCTCACGTATTATTACAACAGTAACTCCAGCACAGCCAACATTCTTCTGAGCACCAGCAAAAATCACACCaaactttaaaaggaaaaagaaaataacttggcACATGCATTCACTTGTAGGTCTTACAACTGAGTAATACCCCAGGCATACTAGTCAGATGAATGGAACAGAGAATGTGTTGAAAATTATCAAGTTGTAGGTCAAAAGAAGAGTTAGGAGGAGTTCTGATTTCAAAGTGCACTTACGGCTACTCAGCTGGGGATTATAATAACAACAAATTTTACAACAGTTTGctaaatgtttatttaatgGCTGCAAATAATTCTCAAGGCAGACTGTTCCAATTTCACACTACTTCAAGCAAATTTACTAAAAACAAATTCCTACACATTTCACAGTATTTTCAACCCATCTGGTATTTCAGAACCATCATCATAAAATCCACCTGTTCAAAGAGGCAGATAGGAAAGGCCAAGTTGAAAACATCAACAACTACTCCTTTTTGCTACACACAGGTTAGAAAGGTCAAACGCGCTATTTCACTAGTCAGTAACACTTCTACTCATAGTATACTTTAAAAACATAGTAATTGCCTATGTTCTGCCTCTGTACCATCTATGAAACAGACACCATAATCGTGAGGCATAGGAAGCTTTTATGGAGCTTAAAAGAGGTTACAGATTTTTCATGTAAGAGGCAGGATTAAAAAACTGATTCACAGTACCCTGCTGTAGCCATACACTATCTATAAACTAAATATGATTtagaagatatttattttagctgtttttttcttttttagcagGTATTTTCTTCATTAGGGAAGATCACACAGTAGCTAAATAATCTTGGGTAGCTATTAACATGAACAATTTCAACATAGTTAAGTATGTTTTtatgagaaaaaggaaaacaaataagaCACTGAAATCTCAAACCGGAAATTTTAACACTTCTATCCATCATCAGACAGTCAACTAACAAAACATGACTTCCTTAATTTCAGTGCTCAGCTAGAAATGTCTCAGCCAGACATTTCAAAGTGCTTAATCACATGCATTGAaatttgaaaatgctttgtgCGGTCACTATGTCCAGTTCTTTACCTTGGAAACATCCACAGGTTTGGACAGGAAGTTTGAGGACATATCACAAACCAAGACTGCTCCTTTGACATCAGGTACAAAGTCAAATTCCACACCATGAACAGTTTCATTAGCACAATAATACACGTAAGAAGCATCTGGATTAAGATTCCAAGTGCTTGGGTCAGGAATGCCTGGGAGACAAAAGAGAAACCCAGAGATCACTGGAGACAAGTAATTTTCTTGGCATGCAATTTTACCTGAACATGAAACTTAAGTGCAAACCAAGAACAATTTTGCCATATAGACTATTAATCATGTTGTTACCAGGAAGATAATGCATCTCCAAAACCAATACACCAGTGCATTCCCAAAACTCTCTGGTGAGCCATCATTAAGTTGcaaaaccttttgttttcatCCCTTATTCCTCAAACGATTTTCTTCAAGTTTGCAATTCCAGACTACAAACTACTGCCCTAGGGGttcaaaacagcatttcagaggaATTCAGACACTGGGTCCAAGAATCTTCGTGCTGCCTTTGGAACCACAGAAACATCCAAATTCTCACTGGCAAAGTTCTCTAAAGCTCTGCCTCTGTGAAATCTCAGAAGCATTTAAGTCTTGCCCAAGCTGAACAAACACAAGGTTACCTACCTTCCTCCCATTTTAATCTTTGCAACTGATTTACAAAACTAAGATTGCCTCTGTCAACAGGCAATATGCAGGCATGTCCTGACAGCACAGAACAGGTTTGGCATAGAACAAGTagctgttctttcttttctcctccagaaCCTGATTtgagggggggtgggggggagggcaggagaTGGTGCTATTGCCTCCACCATTATTTACTGTCTCTCCTCTTATCTACAGCTACGAAATGCTGAATTACACTCCCCCAGACTAGAAAGTCATAGGTTCAATTCCTTCCTGTGCCTCAGACAATATACACTTATTTTCCAAGTTAGTGCCCTAGTCACCAGTTAATACACTACCTTACATGGAGAtattctttgtctttcttgttGCCACTCTTTTTTATTCAAGGGTCGTAATTTGGAccagagggaagaaaagtgaGCAAAACTAGTAGGAATAGAAACTAGATCTCATGTATTCCTGTTCCAAGAATTATTTATGTATATTCAGCGACACAGTGGTGGGAAAGAATTTAGGAAACCTTAAAAGCAGATAACAGAATTCAGGTCTCCCATATCCTGGGTCAATGACAAGGTTAAAATCTCACACCTGCTTCTAAATTTTAGAGCAATCTCATTACTGAGTGTATACGGAATTGAAATACCTCCCAATATCCCTGTGAATAGCTTAAGAACTCACTTAAATATTAAATTGAGAGAGCCCAGACCATTTACCTTCTTAGACACTTGTTTCTTGCCACTTATTTTCTGGGATCTGCTTGGCCCcatttcacaatttttttctggtggaGACTGTTAAGCCCTTTAACAAATCTCCCAGCGATGAACAAGGAGAGATGTGGCAGACAATCTTTTGATTGTCTGGACAATCAACTGGATTGCTGGACAGTCAACTCTAGTTAACATTCAACAGCCCAATAGCTATGCTGGATCAATTTTTAGAGCAAGTAAGAAGCTAAGCATTCCACATGGACAGATGCAGTCATCAACTTACTTGTATAGGTTCCTAGTTTGGGATGAACAATATTCACTTTGGCATACTTCTCTGCTTCTTTAGCTGCTTTTGCCGACCAGCCTCCAGTAACCACATAATCTGCCTGTCTTCCCTCCTTTAAACCAATAAGGTTAAGCGGGACTGCACTGAACTGACCAGATCCACCTCCTTGaaggaaaataactttgtaGTTGTCTGGTATATTTCTGCATAAAAGAAATAACCATTTATATTATTCCCAGGTGACACAGGATGCATACAACTTGGTATTATGCATTTAACAGTGACTGAGGAAGAACTCTGTCATTTTAGAAGACTCTGCTTAGAGCTTAGATCAAGTCCCATTAACTTACCTCAGCAATGATCTTGAGAAATAACTTAAATATGTAAGAGTAAATGCTATAAATTTTAGTGATGAAAATTGGCTGAAAAAAGCTTTCCATCCCCAACCCTGGCATTGCATTAAGCAAACTCACTCCTGAGTCACTCCTTGAGTACCCATAAACTTGAAAGATAATCCGTCACAATTAATGCTGACTTTTAATTTTACCAATTGCTAGCTTCGTTACTTTTCTGTCAGGCTAAGAACATCACACCAAAGCGCTTACAGTAGCACTCGGCTGTGAGATCCTTCAGTTTGAAAGTGCAACAGTACAGTAAAGTATATGTGCAGAGCAAGTGCAGTAAAGAGTTGCTCATACAATCACAAAAAATTATGCATTcaaattattcattaaaatcCCTTTCTCAATGACTCTGGCTGTGACTGACAGTCAACTGCTTATGTTAAATAACCAATATTATTAACTACTATGAGTAATTCTAATccacatatatttatttcaaattttaaaaaatgtgtcatTCTACAAATAGGAAAAGGGTTCTTGATCAGTGATTGTAACAATGATCCACAGAGCTTTTGTTAATAAAATAGGACTTATGAGCAATGTATACCACTATATCACATTTATACCACTAGACaattgatttttattgtttgcaCTTATTTCTTTTAGTTCATGTCACGTTCATGAATTCTATGAAGgtgacaaaaatcaaaattttaaaaaaaaactcagCTAGACATATAAAAAACATCTTAACCTAATAAGAATCCTTCGTCACATTCAAAAATATAAGCATCAAACAGAAGATCAGTATCTTCCCCAAGGTTATTACTCTGTCATACACAGTACGCATGCAtgaaaaacaccaccaaaaaggAGCTTTCAAGGAAAGATCTCCACATTAGACACTATTGATGCAACTAGCACAAGCATAAcataaaaataagcagaaagtAATTCACTTACAGCAATTCACGCATGAGATTTTCagttgtatttaaaatttttgtgaAATCTGAGGAACGATGGCTCATTTCTTTGGTggaatagagagaaaaaataacatgaaacaCGATGGTAATAAatgaatttgattttaaaacagtGTTAAGCTTTAAACCTTTTACACTACAGACCCAAAATGCCTGAAGCTTGTCATTCCCAGTTCCTACTCCTCTTTAAGTACATAAATACTCCTAAATACCCACAGAAGACTTATACCTGCAGTCTTGTCCAAACACAGGCAAATTCTGTTCATTGACAGTTGGCACCCACATGACCTTACTATGGCCAGGAACAACCACATTTGCGGGTAAAAAAAATACTCTCTAGAAAGGTTTAATTTTTCCTCACGCTAAGAACCTTCTCTGCTGCTAATGCTGTAACAAGTGTATAATAAAGTACAggagtttgttttgttctcttatCTTTAGCAAGGCTTCTTCACACAGTAAAGCTAATTAAACATTAAGGACACTCACACAGTAATTCCTTTTAAATCCAAAGGCTGTCTTCCACGTGTAAGTGTACAATTTAAACATTAATCTGAATTGCGCAGAGACAGCTGCACGTTCTACTTTTAGCAACTAATCAGTTTCATGGACTAATAAAATGCTAACCATCTTGATGCATAAATCTTTTGTGCAACTGGGGCTGAAAAGCCAGTCAGCTACCCATATGGCACAGAAGACACTTCCTGCCTCATGGCAGGACAGCACTGCCTCCCTAATGGGAAGGATGCTATACATCTATATGGTATCTATATACACCTATACAGACACACAGGTCTGTTAGAAATGGAGCCAAAATACCAAGATCAGAAAGTCTTATTAAACAATCCAGTTAAACACtgaaatcatgaaaaaaatggaattttttaagTCTTACCAAGAACACTTATACCAAGTCCTTTGTAGTCCACCAAttctttctgtgcttctaataatacctaaaaaaaaaaaaaaaatccagaaataaaTTAAGGGAATTTTTCATTATCTGGAGTCTCTGATGCATTACGCCTATACCAGCTATTCCATATTGCAATAACCTGACACTTGTCAAGTAAGATTAACAAAAGCATAGTCACCAATACAATTTTGTTGTACCTAGAAGCTTAAGGCTTTTCATAAGACAGCAAACTTAAATCATATGCTTGTTGTGGACACCATGTTTAAGTTATTATTTCAAATGTTACATTTCCAAATTTCTCAACAATTTCTAGGAGTTGAATGAACTCTTAACCTTTACAGAACATCTAACGTTTGTGTACGTATTCTTTCTAAGCAAGCATCCCAAATACCCACTCCCACCACTCCACCCTGTGTCCTTTCTCTTGACTTGTGCAAATAGGACAATCAAAGTATTGAACAAAACATAAGAGAAAGATCAGTTTGGGGAACTGGATACCTTAAACTGAGCCAACATGACAATGACGGGTTTCACAGAAAGAAGTCCCATAGTTTTTGAAGATGAGCCTTTATCTTACTGAGagttaagaaagaaattaagcaaAATTTTGAGGcaaccaaaaataaaagtcCTAGCCAAGTAGTGCTTCAGCCATCGTTTTTTTTCTACCTTCTCCCATAGCCCTTGAGTATCAACAAAGTAGAATGAGATTCAAACCACTGGATCAGCAGCTTCTGATTTTGCTAAATTCTTGTCTGAGAGCCAGAACACTCTTGGCTGCTCCTAAAGaaagcaggagaaggggaagcCCCAGTAGAACAGCCACTAAAACAAATGCTGCATGCATGCACCGTAGGACCTGACAAGAAACTGCACACTGGGCAATTTCAGGAATAAGAAATCTACCTTGCTGACAGGGTGTCTGCATGGCCTGTCAACTGTAACAGCTGGGTACCAAAAGGTCAACTAAAAGATTGTGAAGTTCTAACCCCATTTTACAAGGAAACATATCCCATGgcagagaaggaaggggaaaaaagcaagggAGAACACACAGACTATTAGAGTAGTGCTTGCTAAACTGCTTGATAAAATCCAATTTTGTTAGTAATATTCTTCATCTGAAAATCTGCACATGCCCGACAGTAGACATCTACGACACCCATTATAATCTATGAATTACTCCATCTTCTTTCTTCACTGAGTCTGAGTGCATTATAGGCAGCATCAGCCCACAATCAAAAGGAACAAACCATCGAGATAACACAGCAGTCCACACAAGAGCACTGCATTTTCAAGAGGGGAAACAGATTAATAATACAGAGTTCAGCTGTGCCCACCTGCACTCCTCAAATCTTAAATCCAGTTCTTAGCAGTCTCTGTCAGAGAGCTGGGTACTGAGGCAGTGCCTGTGAGAGACCCTTTTCTAATCTAGGGCTCAACACAGAACAACAAATTTCTTTGCAACCTTATCCACAAAGGACATTTCCTCAAGAAAAGAGAtgggaggggaaagaaacccaaataaaaataagaaatcagtttatttaacgaaatttttaaaatacgtAATGCATAAAATAACGAAAAATACTATAAGGGAAACTAagaaaacgaaaaaaaaaaaaaaattccacagtaGATAACCTTTAAACTGAAAGTCGGGTATGTACAGTGGGCAGAAACCACCCCTCTCCATATGTAACTGGATAATCCATGGCTGCTGATGCAACTTTCCAGAGGGTTGAGTGTACACTGCATTCACTATAACTTCTTATAAAAAGGCATCTCAGGGAATTACTACGCTATCTATCAGCCGACAAATCTCACACTCCACACAGCTATCCCTGCGCAGTTAGGTCCTACTTCCCGTCCCAAAACTAACGATATAGCTGTTGCTGCCATATCatccagcagaggaaaaaaaaattccaaaaaccTAGAGAGTATTCCATGAACCACACTCGAGTTCCTTTCCCAAAGTCCAAGCTTATCAGGGCAGTTCgttggagaagggaagaagacaCGACGTTTCAGCGCTGTGCGGGTAAAGTCCTGTAATTACTATTTACTAGAGCTTCCCCAACCCTCGCTTTGCAGCCGGAATCCCGCGGGGAGCCGAGGGGACGAAGACACCCAGCCCCGCCGTGCCCCAGCCCGGGCCCTACTCACGGAGCGCGGCAGCTTCGCCGGCCCGGCGCCGAAGTTCGCAACCTGCCGCCCGCCCTCCATCGCCATCACAACACCGCAGACCACACTGCTTCGGCTGCGGCCGCGCCACCGGCCCCGCTGCTATAAACCCGAGGTCGCCGGGGCCCGGCACCTCCCACCCCTGTCCCGGCTGCCCATTGGCAGCGAGGCCGCGGGGAGGGCGGTGTGAGGGGCGGGGAGGCCGGGGCGGCAGCGCAGCCGCGGGGAGGGCAGCGTGAGGGGCGGGgaggccggggccggggccggggccggggcgtCCCCGTCTGGCCGCGGCCCTGGCGCTCCGTGGGGTCCCCACCCCCGCGGGCCCTGCGCGGGGAACGCAGCGAGCCCTGGCGGGTACAGCGTACTCGGGCCGCCGGTGGGTGGGCGTGTGGGTGGGCGTGCGGgcagacacacacactcacagacGGTGATCGCATGTCCTACTGtaattttctgtctgtgcttTTCCCCACAtgggtgctgcagcagagctgggacgTTTGTTCTAAAAGCAGTCTGCGTGAATGCGTGAGAAATTAAAAGTAGCGACCCACAGTTACAGTGAGTTTTACGAGATCCTTCATATTTCATATGAAATGTCAAGAGGCAACGGGCCTCatcagaaactgatgcacaggatGTTCCACCTGAATACGAGAAAGAACTGTGCAAGTGACCATGCACTAGAACACGTTGCCCTGTGAGGTTGTGGAGTTTCCCTCGCTGGAGACACGTAAGAACCACCCAGgtgcaatcctgtgccatgtaTTCTAGTATGTCCCTGATAAAGCTGGAAGTTGGAGCAGATCACCCGCTGTATCCAACCTGACCGTTTccggtgattctgtgattcatctTGAAAGAGGTGGGTTTACAGTATGCAGATGTTCTCATATTTTGTGTGAAATACTTACCTCGTAGAGGAGGAGGATCCCCGCCTTCTCTAAGCCAAGAAATGCCTGCATGTTGTGCAGTTTCCCCAAAAAGTCTGTTGCAGGCAAATTGCTATTTGAGAGCTGTGATACTTGATCAGCTTCACATAAGGGATAGCACAGCTTGGACTTGCCTTGAGATTTGCCAAATCCTAGGCTAACATCAGTGAATACTAAAGCATTCCTTCCACAGATACCTTGGCTCATTGAAAACACAGCAGTAGTACAATGAAATTGTTGTAACTGAGGGAAAGAGACTTCAGCTCATTCAATTTTCTCTGATTGTTTTAGGGAGAGACATTCTGCCCAAGTCAGTTtccagaagttatttttaaaggtagTAGCAGTAAATCAATTTTGACAAAACAAGCCATGAAGTATGACTGAAAACAGTTAGGCATCAGAGTTCCATAATTTCCAAGTATCTTGCACAAGATTCACGATTCTCATATGTAGCTGTATAAAGCACAGCTCTTGAACACATTAGATTGCCTGGTGTTTCCTGTAACGCTGGCCCTATGTTAGTCTCATGGGTATTCATCAATCATCAATGatgaaactgaaatgtttaCCAACATTAATCATCTGTAtagaaatctgcatttttttaagaaatgaaagcaTCAATGTCCATTATACTGAGATGTGAATACTGAGATGTAtataaaataccatttttcattaccaattatttcactgaagaaatacCGACTACTTGaatttgttccttttcctgTCAAGCCAGGGGATACCTGGAACAACAAAAAGAATTTACAGACCACAGCTTGATCTGGTATTTAGTTAAAAGATTTTCATCTTAAGGAAGTTATTTTGTTAAAAGAATTGTAAACAGAGAGAGTGGTGGTAGAGCAAAGATAACTTTCATTTCAATAATAGCTATAGCTTAAGAAAAATCTACCAAACTTGCTTTCAGACACCAGAAACCTCCTCAGTTCTTAAGAGATAACAGCAAACTTCACAGACCTCACAGGCTGGATACATTATCTTCAAAACACcaaggtatttttaaagtatgtcTCACACCACAACACCCAGAAAAACTACATTATTTCTGGTTAGAAAAATTAGTTATAATTAAATAGAAACATCTACTGAAATGATTAATAATAACACAGATgtgattaaaatttaattatttttactagTGTCTCAAATAGACATAAGATCAAAAGATACAGGCTTGTCATATGGTCTTTCCAGTACTAAATCCAAACCACCTATATAGGCCCAGGGAAGCAACTTCAAACTCAAGTCTGCTAGGTAAATGGTATCCAAGGTAGTAAGGGTAGTGGAAGCAGTCAGACATAGTATAGGTTGGGGGTTCAGGTCAGGAAGCCTGGCGACTACTACAGAAGTCCTTCAACATCCAAGCAGGATCAGTCTTGAATTGTAATTGTGTGGCACAAACCACAAGGGAAATTAAACCTTTGGacttaaaaatgtaattcaaaTGCTAGCACAAAGAGCTAGAACATAGAAACTAGGCAAGCTAGTGTTTGTATCAGCTCAGAGCACAGGGTGTAAATACCAGGTATTGGAGCTTTCAGTTCACAGAAATCCCATCCTGGCCAGAAGGGTCAAAAGTAGCAGCTTGCACGAGATCAGAGGACAACTCTGCTGGAAGCCTTGGCACGCAGAAGCTTTAGAAAATCCTCTTCCTACTGTGCATTGATGGGAAGTATATAAAATTGATAAGGAGGTATAAACCAGAAATTTTTGCTGTGGAGAAGGGATTATTATGCTTTTGCAGATAGAAAGAATAAGGAGAAATAGTATAGGTCACAttacagttttgtttctgttggaTTGAGATTTCTCTGTTCTAGTATTTTGCTTG
This sequence is a window from Corvus moneduloides isolate bCorMon1 chromosome Z, bCorMon1.pri, whole genome shotgun sequence. Protein-coding genes within it:
- the PSAT1 gene encoding phosphoserine aminotransferase — translated: MAMEGGRQVANFGAGPAKLPRSVLLEAQKELVDYKGLGISVLEMSHRSSDFTKILNTTENLMRELLNIPDNYKVIFLQGGGSGQFSAVPLNLIGLKEGRQADYVVTGGWSAKAAKEAEKYAKVNIVHPKLGTYTSIPDPSTWNLNPDASYVYYCANETVHGVEFDFVPDVKGAVLVCDMSSNFLSKPVDVSKFGVIFAGAQKNVGCAGVTVVIIREDLLGFALKECPVVLDYKTQAANSSLYNTPPCYSIYIMGLVLEWIKNNGGAAAMDKLSLIKSRMIYDIIDKSNGFYTCPVERKNRSRMNVPFRIGSVKGDEALEKKFLEKAVELNMISLKGHRSVGGIRASLYNAVTVEDVQKLATFMRSFMQMHQS